The Falco peregrinus isolate bFalPer1 chromosome 1, bFalPer1.pri, whole genome shotgun sequence genome has a window encoding:
- the RAB11A gene encoding ras-related protein Rab-11A, with protein MGTRDDEYDYLFKVVLIGDSGVGKSNLLSRFTRNEFNLESKSTIGVEFATRSIQVDGKTIKAQIWDTAGQERYRAITSAYYRGAVGALLVYDIAKHLTYENVERWLKELRDHADSNIVIMLVGNKSDLRHLRAVPTDEARAFAEKNGLSFIETSALDSTNVEAAFQTILTEIYRIVSQKQMSDRRENDMSPSNNVVPIHVPPTTENKPKMQCCQNI; from the exons ATGGGCACCCGCGACGACGAGTACGACTACCTCTTCAAAG TTGTACTTATTGGAGACTCTGGAGTAGGCAAGAGCAACCTTTTGTCTCGATTCACTCGCAATGAGTTTAACTTGGAAAGCAAAAGTACCATTGGAGTAGAGTTTGCAACAAGAAGCATTCAAGTTGATGGGAAGACAATAAAGGCTCAGATATGGGACACGGCAGGGCAGGAGCGATACCGAGCTATAACATCAGC GTACTATCGCGGAGCTGTAGGGGCATTATTGGTGTATGACATTGCTAAGCATCTTACTTACGAGAATGTAGAGCGATGGTTGAAAGAGCTGAGAGACCATGCTGACAGCAATATTGTGATCATGCTTGTGGGGAACAAGAGTGACTTGCGCCACCTGAGAGCGGTCCCTACAGATGAGGCCAGAGCTTTTGCAG AGAAGAATGGTTTGTCATTTATTGAGACATCTGCTTTAGACTCTACAAATGTGGAAGCAGCTTTCCAGACTATTCTGACAG AGATCTATCGTATTGTTTCCCAGAAGCAAATGTCTGACAGACGTGAAAACGATATGTCTCCAAGCAACAACGTGGTTCCCATTCACGTCCCTCCAaccactgaaaacaaaccaaagatgCAGTGCTGTCAGAATATATAG